In a genomic window of Spirosoma agri:
- a CDS encoding response regulator, which produces MSEPVNKPANQSKRKVSRVPLLIVEDNPDHWLIIRAALAQCFPEVEAIWVNHSAQALTYLNECVTTAGKLPRLILLDLYLPRREDGWALLETIKAHSSFQQLPVIALSSSQLPEDIIGSYSLGVSSFLNKPATYHQWLDLFYTFRRYWWELVSLPHTAR; this is translated from the coding sequence ATGAGTGAACCGGTAAACAAACCTGCGAATCAATCGAAACGAAAAGTAAGCCGTGTACCACTATTAATCGTCGAAGATAACCCTGACCACTGGCTCATTATCCGGGCCGCTCTAGCGCAGTGCTTTCCCGAAGTCGAAGCCATCTGGGTCAATCACTCGGCCCAGGCATTAACCTACCTGAACGAGTGTGTAACAACAGCGGGCAAGTTACCCCGTTTAATTTTACTGGACCTCTACCTGCCCAGGCGAGAGGATGGCTGGGCACTGCTGGAAACGATAAAAGCTCATTCTTCCTTCCAGCAACTGCCGGTTATTGCCCTGAGCAGTTCACAACTGCCTGAGGACATTATCGGCTCCTATTCATTGGGGGTCAGCTCTTTTCTGAATAAACCCGCCACCTACCACCAATGGCTGGACCTGTTTTATACGTTCCGGCGCTACTGGTGGGAGCTTGTTTCGTTACCCCATACGGCCAGATAG
- a CDS encoding AAA family ATPase gives MYISQDALHRALIDLENVQPFYGITFLVCKNYKLPIGNPVSFPISQLESDLLNRYYRPIPESIYFFRVFRPSDKNKFWLEPNYPSTGSQSNRTQKFGQAFNHPKKSDLWSWSKDYVKVLQDNLQNGKKIPLHSLAIWLYRDYDWDLAKLDASVLGNSFIQEFSINNAELDALFEYESNLPIEYMGSNLWSDERYSWGLLKNYFSIPVPTDSPIEQIRSLQKLHIENIGPAQEFDINFGKGLNIFTGDNGLGKTFILELIWWALTGTWTSDPIYPNQIESKFSGHSYKNPLISFELEGINGTPEYYQAYFSRLTNNWQRTEVSSATGLVIYARADGLFAVMDPSTPQSSPNNLEIKPIIFRKEDVWEGISSNKDDVLSSARGYSNRICNGLLVDWINWQQADDESFELLIKVLERLSPPDTGDLGKMSPGKPARIFRDSRLIPTVKHSYGEIPVLYASDGVKRVLALAYLIVWTWQEHKFNAATIQESPLKNLVFIIDEVEINLHPQWQRRILPALLEVFKDLDLELSVQFMVSSHSPIVLSSIENQFDEDKDKLYHLDIIENNHRRYAEVIIKDIDFEKRGTIDSWLTSQIFELKEPRGSLGSEDIISKAVKLQLEENISRDKVLRITQQLLELLPPHDKFWVRWRSFASRYDVEV, from the coding sequence ATGTATATTAGCCAAGATGCTCTCCACCGTGCCCTTATAGATTTAGAAAATGTTCAACCATTTTATGGTATAACATTTCTTGTATGCAAAAATTATAAATTGCCTATTGGTAATCCAGTTTCCTTTCCGATAAGTCAGTTAGAAAGCGACTTGTTAAACAGATATTATAGGCCCATACCTGAAAGTATTTACTTCTTTAGGGTATTTAGGCCGTCTGACAAAAATAAATTCTGGCTTGAGCCAAATTACCCCTCGACTGGTTCACAGAGCAATCGAACCCAAAAATTTGGCCAAGCGTTTAACCATCCAAAGAAATCAGACCTTTGGTCATGGAGTAAAGATTATGTAAAGGTCTTACAAGATAATTTGCAAAATGGAAAGAAAATCCCATTACACAGTTTAGCTATTTGGCTATATAGAGACTACGATTGGGATCTTGCAAAACTTGATGCTTCCGTTTTAGGAAATTCATTTATTCAAGAATTTTCAATTAATAATGCTGAATTAGACGCATTATTTGAATATGAATCAAACTTGCCCATTGAGTATATGGGTAGTAATCTTTGGTCAGATGAGAGATATAGTTGGGGGCTTTTGAAGAATTATTTTTCAATTCCGGTTCCTACTGACTCGCCTATTGAACAAATTAGATCCCTACAAAAACTACATATTGAAAATATTGGCCCTGCGCAAGAATTCGATATAAACTTTGGGAAAGGTCTTAATATTTTTACAGGGGATAATGGTTTAGGCAAGACCTTTATTCTAGAATTAATATGGTGGGCCCTTACTGGCACATGGACAAGTGATCCAATTTATCCAAATCAAATTGAGAGTAAATTTAGTGGTCACAGTTATAAAAACCCTTTAATTTCTTTTGAGCTAGAAGGCATTAATGGCACACCAGAATATTACCAAGCATACTTTAGTCGGTTAACAAATAACTGGCAAAGAACAGAAGTATCATCAGCAACTGGTTTGGTCATATATGCCCGCGCTGACGGCTTATTTGCAGTTATGGATCCTTCCACTCCTCAAAGCTCACCAAACAATTTAGAAATTAAGCCTATCATTTTTAGGAAAGAAGACGTATGGGAAGGTATATCTTCAAATAAAGATGATGTACTAAGCTCTGCGAGGGGATATTCTAATCGAATATGCAATGGGTTGCTTGTAGATTGGATAAACTGGCAACAAGCTGATGATGAATCTTTTGAACTTTTAATAAAAGTATTAGAACGCCTATCTCCACCAGACACAGGAGATTTAGGCAAAATGTCCCCAGGTAAGCCAGCGAGGATTTTTCGCGACAGCCGACTCATTCCGACAGTTAAACATTCTTATGGAGAAATTCCTGTTCTTTACGCCTCTGATGGAGTAAAAAGAGTATTAGCCTTAGCATATCTGATAGTTTGGACTTGGCAAGAACACAAATTTAATGCAGCTACTATACAGGAATCTCCACTCAAAAATTTAGTTTTTATTATTGACGAAGTTGAAATAAACCTACATCCTCAATGGCAACGTAGAATTTTACCTGCGCTCTTAGAGGTGTTTAAGGATTTAGACTTAGAACTTTCAGTTCAATTTATGGTTTCGTCCCATTCCCCTATAGTTCTCAGTTCTATAGAGAATCAATTTGATGAAGATAAAGATAAATTATACCATCTGGATATAATAGAAAATAATCATAGGCGATATGCTGAGGTCATTATTAAAGATATAGATTTTGAAAAAAGGGGGACTATTGATTCTTGGCTAACCTCGCAGATTTTCGAATTAAAAGAGCCAAGAGGAAGTTTGGGTAGTGAGGATATAATAAGCAAAGCCGTTAAGCTTCAGTTGGAAGAGAATATTTCAAGAGATAAAGTTTTAAGAATCACACAACAATTGCTTGAATTACTCCCTCCTCACGATAAATTTTGGGTTCGTTGGCGATCCTTTGCAAGCCGATATGATGTAGAAGTATAA
- a CDS encoding RNA polymerase sigma factor, whose translation MPLQEEEFTQIYNTHFAKVLRLCKGYVNGDQATATDLAQEVFMKVWQHRTEFRSDASVSTWTYKIAVNTCLLRLRKAATNKEVQTDTLPDRAEENDELATEERFQQLYAGIYQLDNTDRLLILLVLDGLPYEEIAGIVGISESLLRVKIHRIKKRLTKLIQS comes from the coding sequence ATGCCGCTACAAGAGGAGGAGTTCACCCAAATCTACAACACCCATTTTGCGAAGGTGTTACGGCTTTGCAAGGGCTACGTAAATGGGGATCAGGCCACTGCGACCGATCTGGCACAGGAGGTCTTTATGAAAGTGTGGCAACATCGAACCGAATTCAGGTCGGATGCTTCGGTCAGTACGTGGACCTACAAGATAGCCGTAAACACGTGCCTGCTGCGGCTTCGAAAGGCGGCTACCAACAAAGAGGTTCAAACGGACACTCTCCCGGATCGGGCGGAGGAAAACGATGAGCTGGCTACGGAGGAGCGATTCCAGCAACTGTATGCAGGCATCTACCAACTCGACAACACTGATCGCTTGCTTATTCTGCTGGTGTTGGACGGGCTTCCTTACGAAGAAATTGCGGGCATCGTCGGCATTTCAGAAAGTCTGCTACGCGTAAAAATTCATCGAATCAAAAAAAGACTAACTAAATTGATCCAGTCATGA
- a CDS encoding ATP-binding protein, protein MTPSPVLDFQQAKANHLLFQSRLRSILYADGDASDSRVLSQYACSVGKWLYGYALIYYEAIPEVYVLEEVHSQLHRIARDLISHHQAGSVAEARQGLSTVEELADQLVELLQTVEAKVKQAEPTAHSALRSSEPTDSAQALRNLLAQNELLDSRIKQHTGQGDQLSEQTADKQQGLYNFFMQAPAAFCILRGPEHVFELANPIYQTLIGGRNPLKQPIRQALPELAGQGFYELLDNVYATQQPFVGRSVPITFLDADSKPRLVYLDFIYQPSVDRQGKTDGILVFAYDVTEQVVTSQAIEASEAKLRSVIATAPAAMGLFLGRDLVIDLPNQAFIDIVGKGPDIVGKPLREVMPELASQPFLQILDDVYTSGKMFQSYDTQVDIVQHGVMTHNFYNITYTPLLDEAGQVYGILDIAIDVTSEVKARQQVMEAEASLRGAIELAELGTWTIDLPPVSLDYSPRLRDWLGIGQQEVITVDRAYRSILEADRERVKAAMLSAIAPHSHGTYDIEYSTDAQDAGQQRILHAQGQAYFTDDGIAYKVSGTVQDVTLQRNTQLALEQQVQQRTEELEAANARLEDVNRNLTRSNQNLEQFAYVASHDLQEPLRKIQSFGDLLKTRYVGTTNDELIYLDRMQSAASRMSLLIKDLLAFSRISTRHAIQDTVALGSTVERAMENLSVAIEESQASINIGVLPTVQGDGSQLEQLFQNLLANAIKFSRRDKTGRTPQIQVVGYLLLASELPPSVIPTRQAEFYHQLEVIDNGIGFDDKYTDRIFQVFQRLHGKNEFAGTGIGLAICQKVVDNHGGAITASSKPGQGATFTIYLPQ, encoded by the coding sequence ATGACTCCTTCTCCGGTCCTCGACTTTCAGCAGGCGAAAGCCAATCACCTTCTGTTCCAGAGTCGGCTCCGAAGTATTCTTTATGCCGATGGTGATGCTTCTGATTCCCGCGTCTTATCTCAGTATGCCTGTTCTGTGGGCAAGTGGCTTTATGGGTATGCCCTGATCTACTACGAAGCGATTCCCGAAGTGTACGTACTAGAGGAGGTTCATAGTCAACTGCATCGCATCGCCCGCGATCTGATCAGTCACCATCAGGCCGGATCAGTAGCCGAAGCCAGGCAGGGTTTATCAACCGTGGAAGAGCTGGCCGACCAGCTGGTCGAGCTACTGCAAACCGTTGAAGCGAAAGTGAAGCAGGCTGAACCAACGGCGCATTCGGCACTCAGATCCAGCGAACCGACCGACAGTGCGCAGGCATTACGGAATTTGCTGGCTCAAAACGAACTACTCGACAGTCGAATTAAACAGCACACCGGGCAGGGCGACCAGCTCAGCGAACAAACGGCGGATAAACAACAGGGGCTGTACAATTTTTTTATGCAGGCCCCGGCGGCTTTCTGCATTTTGCGGGGACCCGAGCACGTGTTTGAACTGGCAAATCCCATCTATCAAACGTTGATCGGTGGCCGCAATCCCCTGAAACAGCCGATTCGGCAGGCTCTACCCGAACTGGCAGGCCAGGGCTTTTATGAACTACTGGACAACGTGTACGCAACCCAACAACCCTTTGTTGGCAGAAGCGTTCCCATTACGTTTCTCGATGCGGATAGCAAACCCCGTCTCGTCTACCTTGATTTTATCTACCAACCCAGTGTCGATCGGCAGGGAAAGACCGACGGTATTTTAGTTTTTGCCTATGATGTCACCGAGCAGGTAGTGACCAGCCAGGCCATCGAGGCCAGTGAGGCTAAGTTACGATCGGTCATTGCCACGGCTCCAGCCGCCATGGGCCTGTTTCTGGGCCGGGATCTAGTGATTGACCTGCCCAATCAGGCGTTTATCGACATTGTGGGCAAAGGCCCTGACATTGTCGGGAAGCCGCTGCGTGAGGTGATGCCCGAACTGGCCAGTCAGCCTTTTTTACAGATTCTCGATGATGTGTATACCTCCGGCAAGATGTTTCAGAGCTACGACACGCAGGTTGACATTGTGCAGCACGGAGTCATGACCCACAATTTTTACAACATTACCTACACGCCCCTGCTGGATGAGGCCGGTCAAGTGTATGGCATTCTCGACATCGCGATCGACGTAACCAGCGAGGTCAAAGCCAGGCAACAGGTTATGGAAGCTGAAGCCAGTTTGCGAGGGGCTATCGAGCTGGCAGAACTGGGTACCTGGACGATTGATCTGCCCCCCGTTAGCCTGGACTACTCGCCCCGGCTGCGCGATTGGCTGGGTATCGGTCAGCAGGAAGTGATCACGGTTGACCGCGCCTACCGATCCATTCTGGAAGCCGACCGGGAGCGGGTCAAGGCCGCCATGCTATCGGCTATTGCCCCCCATTCGCATGGAACCTACGACATTGAGTATTCGACAGATGCGCAGGATGCCGGTCAGCAGCGAATCTTACACGCGCAGGGACAGGCCTATTTTACCGATGACGGGATCGCGTACAAGGTCAGCGGCACGGTGCAGGATGTAACGCTGCAACGGAACACACAACTGGCTCTGGAGCAACAGGTTCAGCAACGCACCGAAGAACTGGAAGCCGCCAATGCCCGACTGGAAGACGTCAATCGAAATCTGACCCGCTCGAACCAGAACCTGGAACAGTTCGCCTACGTTGCCTCCCACGATTTGCAGGAGCCGCTGCGCAAGATTCAATCCTTTGGCGACCTGCTCAAGACCCGTTATGTAGGTACGACGAACGACGAGCTGATCTATCTGGATCGGATGCAATCGGCCGCCAGCCGCATGTCCCTGTTGATCAAGGATTTACTGGCCTTTTCCCGAATTTCAACCCGCCACGCCATCCAGGACACGGTAGCGCTCGGCAGCACCGTCGAGCGGGCTATGGAAAACCTGTCGGTTGCCATCGAGGAGAGTCAGGCCAGCATAAACATAGGCGTTTTACCCACCGTACAGGGGGATGGGTCACAACTGGAACAACTCTTTCAAAATTTGTTAGCCAACGCGATTAAATTCAGCCGTCGCGATAAGACGGGACGTACCCCACAGATCCAGGTGGTTGGCTACCTGCTGCTGGCCAGTGAATTACCGCCATCGGTGATCCCAACCCGGCAGGCGGAGTTCTACCACCAGCTGGAGGTCATCGATAATGGCATTGGGTTCGATGACAAGTACACGGACCGCATTTTTCAGGTCTTTCAGCGGTTGCACGGCAAGAATGAGTTTGCCGGCACCGGTATTGGTCTGGCCATTTGTCAGAAGGTGGTTGATAATCACGGGGGAGCGATCACGGCTAGCAGTAAGCCGGGACAGGGAGCGACCTTTACCATTTACCTGCCCCAATGA
- a CDS encoding DUF5694 domain-containing protein, whose protein sequence is MRTPTTTRSAKSLLNVLVAGLLLPFLGIAQSEPTQILLVGCDHLQQVYKKDNPNTDAFSPKNQAELASIVRRLKAYKPDLILVERLPDDQPKLDSTYKLFVDNKLNLTDLPDGRAEEYQLGFVLGKTLGLKQIVGVNAPGGTSQSILSNGQNIELYRQEGLQLRTMVNDKYGQLQRGDLSFSNFILFLNQPETIHKVYHLRYMTPALVTNGRFTNPDAMVDTAFVNPRYIGAELISVFKNRDYKIYSNIVTTQLAQQAKRVVVILGVAHIGSLQSIFRDDPAFNLVDASTYLTKN, encoded by the coding sequence ATGAGAACGCCAACAACTACACGCAGTGCCAAATCATTACTTAATGTACTCGTTGCAGGACTACTTCTTCCCTTTTTGGGTATAGCCCAGAGCGAACCCACCCAGATCCTGTTGGTTGGCTGTGACCACCTTCAGCAAGTCTATAAAAAAGACAATCCCAATACAGATGCCTTTTCGCCAAAAAACCAAGCCGAACTAGCCAGCATCGTTCGTCGCCTTAAGGCCTATAAGCCTGATCTAATTCTCGTTGAGCGACTACCCGACGATCAGCCGAAACTGGATAGTACCTACAAACTATTCGTTGACAACAAACTTAACCTCACGGATCTACCCGACGGGCGGGCCGAAGAGTATCAGCTTGGGTTTGTTTTAGGAAAAACGCTGGGACTAAAGCAGATTGTTGGTGTCAATGCACCGGGCGGCACCTCACAGAGCATCCTGAGTAACGGCCAGAACATTGAGCTGTACAGACAGGAAGGCCTTCAGCTCCGGACCATGGTCAACGATAAATATGGACAGCTTCAGCGGGGTGATTTATCGTTCAGCAACTTTATTCTGTTTCTGAACCAGCCGGAGACGATTCATAAAGTGTACCATTTACGTTACATGACACCGGCGCTCGTAACGAATGGCCGCTTCACGAATCCGGACGCTATGGTCGATACCGCTTTCGTCAACCCCAGGTACATCGGAGCCGAACTCATATCGGTCTTTAAAAACAGGGACTATAAAATTTACTCCAACATTGTCACGACTCAGTTGGCTCAACAGGCGAAACGAGTAGTCGTCATCCTTGGCGTAGCCCATATTGGTTCGTTACAAAGCATCTTCCGGGATGATCCAGCGTTCAACTTAGTGGACGCATCAACCTACCTGACTAAAAACTAA
- a CDS encoding glycosyltransferase family 4 protein, translating to MKNVLISAYACVPDLGSEEGNGWFYSSLISQQNCRVWCLTRDIGKERIEQKLQQVPHPNLNFRYVRLPRWADKALHYGLVGMYFHYIYWQWAALQVARSLAKEQPIDLVQHVSYSSLQLGSFLYKLKLPFIYGPVGGGQEAPKAMRAYFKGHWAKEQMRSAISKLLLRFNPGCYQSVRQASYVLVCNEDTRRMVQSLGRTTAIGKELGGVGQHFIPSAPIRRPVRSTLELVWVGRLLPRKALELSLHGFSKVAAHLPIHLTIVGDGEMGQYVAEYIAQYGLASRVTWVGKVSYEQVKHYYRQADVFLFTSLRDTGPAQLIEAMAYSLPVVTLDLHGQAELVDPSRGIQVALTEPEAVAQGLANAIEWLYFNEAQRLEMGQNAFRFAQQQSWESVVSQLVKTYY from the coding sequence ATGAAGAACGTACTGATTTCTGCCTATGCCTGCGTTCCTGATCTAGGCTCCGAAGAGGGAAACGGCTGGTTTTATTCATCCCTGATCTCGCAACAGAACTGCCGGGTGTGGTGCCTGACCCGAGATATTGGCAAGGAACGAATCGAGCAGAAATTACAGCAGGTTCCTCATCCGAACCTGAACTTTCGCTACGTACGGTTGCCCCGTTGGGCAGACAAAGCCCTCCACTACGGGCTGGTTGGCATGTACTTTCACTACATCTACTGGCAATGGGCTGCTCTTCAGGTAGCCCGCAGCCTGGCCAAAGAGCAGCCCATTGATTTGGTTCAGCACGTAAGTTATTCCAGCTTACAACTGGGTAGTTTTTTGTATAAACTTAAACTCCCGTTCATCTACGGACCCGTGGGCGGTGGCCAGGAAGCGCCCAAGGCCATGCGAGCCTATTTCAAAGGTCATTGGGCCAAAGAACAGATGCGCTCCGCCATCAGTAAGCTGCTGCTGCGCTTCAATCCCGGCTGTTATCAGTCCGTGCGGCAGGCCAGTTACGTGCTGGTGTGCAACGAAGATACCCGGCGGATGGTCCAGTCGCTGGGACGTACAACCGCGATCGGAAAAGAATTAGGGGGCGTGGGGCAGCATTTTATTCCCTCGGCACCCATTCGTCGGCCCGTTCGTTCCACGCTGGAACTTGTCTGGGTGGGCCGTTTGCTACCCCGCAAAGCCCTTGAGTTATCGCTCCACGGGTTCAGTAAAGTAGCGGCTCACTTACCTATTCACCTGACCATTGTAGGAGACGGGGAGATGGGCCAGTATGTAGCCGAATACATAGCCCAGTATGGCTTAGCGAGTCGGGTAACCTGGGTCGGTAAGGTCAGCTACGAACAGGTGAAGCACTACTACCGGCAGGCGGATGTGTTTCTCTTCACCAGCCTGCGCGATACCGGTCCTGCCCAACTCATAGAAGCGATGGCCTACTCGCTGCCCGTCGTCACTCTGGATCTACACGGGCAGGCGGAGTTGGTTGACCCAAGCAGGGGTATTCAGGTCGCGTTGACCGAGCCGGAAGCGGTGGCGCAGGGCTTGGCCAACGCAATTGAGTGGCTCTACTTCAACGAAGCGCAGCGGTTAGAAATGGGACAGAACGCGTTCCGGTTTGCCCAGCAGCAGAGCTGGGAATCGGTCGTCAGTCAGTTGGTAAAAACCTACTATTGA
- a CDS encoding M43 family zinc metalloprotease, translating to MASFRPARTTKRMPTWLYGIYFGLLFLTQIAEGQPIDDRQVNRCGTADYEQVLQKRDPFRQLDRTELNRQIEQASKGGKSARQSATTETIYRIPVVVHIVHNNASQRIGGPNNANISDEQVYSQIKVLNEDFRRVANTNGFNTSPVGADTGIEFFLAQTDPQGNPTNGITRHYYPQQAAFTVGTGSDGDILLAQIAYWPSNRYLNIWVTDLQNNYLGFTQFPTSADTLKGLGPTDTNELVDGSIISYRVFGRGFSQLHSTYNLGRTLTHEIGHWLGLLHPNGDSTCGDDHVQDTPPTDNLNQSVFCRDLLANCAAVPNRIMIENYMMYSPDACMNLFTQGQKERMRAVLQLSPRRAALIRSLDNLPETDELTVTVFPNPTRANPTVEIQFKGLHPFTITVTNSRGQRLYSMVYPAAPSSRITVPVSRLPAGIYTIQVTTDTATVSQRLLIE from the coding sequence ATGGCTTCGTTCCGACCGGCAAGAACAACTAAACGGATGCCTACGTGGCTGTACGGAATTTATTTCGGCCTGCTTTTTCTCACTCAGATCGCTGAGGGACAGCCGATTGATGATCGTCAAGTCAACCGCTGTGGCACGGCAGACTATGAACAAGTACTGCAAAAACGTGACCCCTTCCGACAACTTGACCGCACCGAGTTGAACCGCCAGATCGAACAGGCCAGCAAGGGCGGGAAGTCGGCCCGCCAGTCGGCCACCACCGAAACTATCTACCGCATACCCGTTGTCGTTCATATCGTCCACAACAATGCATCTCAACGGATCGGCGGTCCCAACAATGCGAACATTTCCGATGAACAGGTTTACTCGCAAATCAAGGTGCTGAACGAGGACTTTCGACGGGTAGCTAATACCAACGGATTCAATACGAGTCCCGTTGGCGCGGATACAGGCATCGAATTCTTTTTAGCACAGACAGACCCACAAGGCAATCCCACCAACGGCATTACGCGGCATTATTACCCCCAGCAAGCGGCCTTCACCGTGGGAACGGGGAGCGATGGCGACATTCTACTGGCCCAGATCGCGTACTGGCCCAGTAACCGTTACCTCAACATTTGGGTTACCGACCTGCAAAATAATTACCTGGGGTTTACTCAATTCCCAACCTCCGCCGACACGCTAAAGGGGCTGGGACCTACGGACACGAATGAACTGGTCGATGGATCAATTATTAGCTACCGGGTTTTTGGCCGGGGTTTTTCTCAGTTGCACTCGACCTACAATTTAGGGCGAACCCTCACCCACGAGATCGGGCATTGGCTGGGTCTGTTGCACCCCAACGGCGATAGTACCTGTGGCGATGATCATGTGCAGGATACCCCACCAACGGACAACTTAAATCAATCGGTTTTTTGCCGGGATTTGCTGGCAAACTGCGCTGCGGTGCCCAACCGAATCATGATTGAAAATTATATGATGTACTCGCCCGATGCCTGCATGAACCTGTTTACCCAGGGGCAAAAAGAGCGGATGAGAGCGGTCCTGCAACTGAGTCCACGCCGGGCGGCCCTGATCCGGTCGCTAGACAACCTGCCCGAAACGGATGAGCTCACGGTGACGGTGTTTCCGAATCCGACACGAGCGAATCCTACCGTAGAAATCCAGTTCAAAGGCTTGCACCCCTTCACCATCACGGTTACAAACAGCCGTGGACAACGACTATATTCGATGGTTTATCCTGCGGCACCCAGCAGCCGGATAACGGTACCCGTGAGTCGATTACCGGCAGGCATCTACACGATTCAGGTTACCACCGACACGGCCACGGTTAGCCAGCGTTTGTTGATCGAGTGA
- a CDS encoding acyltransferase family protein, with the protein MNRTKSVATPPVAKHQFYVLDGLRGVAAVAVVIFHFMEFIAPDYRDNFLAHAYLAVDFFFCLSGFVIAYAYDDKLQTLGLVPFLKRRLIRLHPLVIIGSLIGLLTFVFDPFSKLHQVYADKTLALFITSCLMIPYPLVRERYFNLFHLNPPTWSLFWEYIMNLLYALVLVRVRPKMTWILTSLAALCLIYEAHRSTYLGVGFGGDNIMGGGIRAGYSFLAGMLVYRSGWLINSRLGFVSMGLLLVVTFLIPFSKPTNWFVDSLVVIVYFPFLIALGAGAHPRAAMQRICQFSGEISYPLYMIHYPFLWLVLSYIEVHKPTINQLIIITIVGTCLLILLAYGVMLFLDRPLRSYFTKSLRKTG; encoded by the coding sequence ATGAACCGGACAAAATCAGTAGCGACTCCACCAGTGGCAAAGCACCAGTTTTACGTGTTAGACGGGCTTCGGGGTGTTGCAGCCGTAGCGGTAGTCATCTTTCATTTTATGGAGTTCATTGCGCCCGACTACCGGGATAATTTCCTGGCTCACGCCTACCTGGCCGTCGACTTCTTTTTCTGCTTATCGGGTTTTGTCATCGCCTATGCCTATGACGATAAACTACAGACACTCGGCCTGGTCCCGTTCCTGAAGCGTAGGCTGATCCGACTGCATCCGCTGGTCATTATTGGGTCCCTGATTGGTTTGCTTACATTCGTATTTGATCCATTCAGCAAGCTCCATCAGGTCTATGCCGACAAAACGCTCGCCCTGTTTATCACGTCCTGTCTGATGATTCCTTATCCGCTGGTACGGGAACGATATTTCAACCTGTTCCATCTAAATCCGCCCACCTGGTCGTTGTTTTGGGAATATATAATGAACCTGCTGTATGCGCTCGTGCTGGTTAGGGTACGCCCAAAAATGACATGGATCTTAACAAGTCTGGCGGCCCTTTGCCTGATCTACGAAGCGCATCGGTCTACCTATTTGGGGGTGGGGTTTGGCGGGGACAACATTATGGGTGGCGGCATTCGAGCTGGCTATTCGTTTCTGGCCGGCATGCTGGTGTATCGGTCGGGCTGGCTTATCAACTCCCGGCTTGGGTTTGTATCGATGGGCTTGTTGCTGGTAGTTACCTTTTTGATTCCCTTCTCAAAACCGACCAACTGGTTTGTCGATTCCCTGGTCGTCATCGTCTACTTCCCGTTTCTGATTGCGCTGGGGGCCGGGGCTCATCCCAGGGCAGCTATGCAACGAATCTGTCAGTTCTCAGGCGAGATTTCGTATCCGCTTTACATGATCCATTACCCGTTTTTGTGGCTTGTTTTGAGCTACATAGAAGTGCACAAACCGACGATCAATCAACTGATCATCATCACTATCGTTGGCACCTGCCTACTAATCCTACTGGCGTATGGGGTCATGCTTTTTCTGGATAGACCACTACGTAGTTACTTCACGAAGTCACTCAGGAAAACGGGGTAA
- a CDS encoding alpha/beta fold hydrolase: MKITKLVLLITLLFLSCRVQAQQTAFTVKVTGQGDPVLLLPGFTCTADVWQETVAALSATHECHAFTFAGFGGVPPIDMPWLPTIKTQLIDYIKTKKLKSATIIGHSLGGTLGMWLVTSEPALFRKLIAVDALPCTGALLMPNVNPNQMVYDNPFSRQQLAMDSAQFHQMARQMAAGMCLTKARHAQLVDWIMKADRKTYVYGYVDLLKLDLREDLAHTTVPMVILAATYPDRQRVEATWNQQLAKLREKRIYYADQSAHFIMYDQPAWFITKIQENLR, from the coding sequence ATGAAAATCACCAAGCTCGTCTTGTTAATAACCCTGCTGTTCCTGTCATGCCGTGTGCAGGCCCAACAAACGGCATTCACCGTGAAAGTTACCGGCCAGGGAGACCCTGTACTCTTGCTGCCCGGATTCACCTGTACCGCCGACGTATGGCAGGAAACCGTGGCCGCTCTTTCGGCCACCCACGAATGTCATGCCTTTACCTTCGCCGGGTTTGGCGGTGTTCCGCCAATCGATATGCCCTGGCTACCGACCATCAAGACACAACTGATCGACTACATCAAAACGAAGAAGCTAAAGTCGGCGACCATCATCGGCCACAGTTTAGGGGGAACGCTGGGTATGTGGCTGGTGACCTCCGAACCGGCTCTGTTCAGGAAACTCATTGCGGTCGATGCGCTGCCCTGCACGGGGGCGTTGCTGATGCCTAACGTTAACCCAAACCAGATGGTTTACGACAATCCCTTCAGCAGGCAGCAACTGGCCATGGATAGTGCTCAATTTCACCAGATGGCGCGACAGATGGCCGCCGGCATGTGTTTGACCAAAGCCAGACACGCTCAACTCGTCGATTGGATCATGAAGGCGGACCGAAAGACGTACGTGTATGGGTACGTCGATTTACTGAAGCTAGACCTGCGGGAAGACTTGGCGCACACGACGGTGCCCATGGTCATTCTGGCGGCTACCTATCCCGATCGGCAACGGGTGGAGGCAACCTGGAATCAGCAGTTGGCTAAGCTCCGGGAAAAGCGGATCTACTACGCCGACCAGTCCGCTCACTTTATTATGTATGACCAACCGGCGTGGTTTATCACCAAGATTCAGGAGAACCTTCGATAA